The genomic region CGTTTCATATAATATTTTTCGCGGGCATACTTTTCAATCTGATCCGGATTTTTCAGCTTTTTGATGTTTTCGCTGTCTTTTTTAATCTCGTCCTGATAGTATTTTTTATTGTCTTCGAGTTCGTTTATTTCCTTGTCCAGAACGCGGTGTTCCAGATAAGAGTAGTTGTCCAGAAACAGCATCCAGATCGCAAAAAAAAGGCTCACCAATACATAGCGGTTCCCGAATATTTTCAGGAAAGGATACTGGGTAACTATTTTTTCGAATGCTTTTTTCATGGCTTATAAAGGTAACGATAAATTATGATATTCTTTGGTTGATCACCGCACGCACCACGTCGATAGCTACCGTATTGTACTTGTCGTTCGGGATGATAATGTCGGCATAGGCTTTCGATGGCTCGATAAATTGTTCGTGCATCGGTTTTAATGTCGACTGGTAGCGGTTTAATACTTCTTCCATATCGCGGCCACGCTCGGCAATGTCACGCTTTAAACGACGGATCAAACGCTCGTCGGAATCGGCATGTACAAAGATTTTTACATCAAACATATCGCGCAATTCCGGATTGGTCAGGATTAAAATTCCTTCTACAATCATTACTTTACGCGGATGTGTTACGATGGTGTCGTCGGTTCGGTTGTGCGTTACAAACGAATATACCGGTTGTTCGATGGTTTTACCGTCTTTTAAGTCTTTTAGATGGCTTACCAATAATTCAAAGTCAATTGCTCTGGGATGATCAAAGTTGATAAGCGCTCGCTCATCAAAGCTGAGGTTGTGGGTGGCCTTATAGTAGGAGTCCTGCGAAATAATCCCTACTTCGGTTTCGGGTAATTCATTCATAATCTGATGGACTACTGTCGTTTTTCCACTACCAGTTCCTCCGGCAATACCAATTATAAGCATAAATAGTTTTGTTGTTTTTTATCACCGCAAAAATAATAATTAATAGGAAGTGGGGTTTATTTTTTTTAGTTTTATGCTATAGTTAGATTATTCAGATCCGGTATAAATTGCATCGGACTTAAATAGCTTTGTTTTAAAACTTTAGAAACGACAAAAGTATGGCGATAACGATTCAGGACGATGTAACGGCAGGGAAGATGATGCTTTACCTGGCCGAAAAGTACCAACTTGAATTGATTACGGTCGATGCCCGGGTGACTTTACTCGGGGAAGGCGAAAAAGCGCGTCGGATTTATTTTATAAAAGAAGGTTGCCTGCGTTTGTGGATGAACAATAACGGTAAGGAAATTACGAATCAGTTTTTTTTCGAAGGAAGTCTGGTGGCTTCATTGGAAAGTGTGCTTACGAATCAGCCGAGTGATTTTTATCTGGAAAGCCTTGAAAAAAGCGTCCTTTATGTGCTCGAAAAAGAACGTTTTGAGCAGTTATGGGAAGAGGATGCCGAATTTAAAGCCTGGTTTGATCACTATATTTTAAAGCGGTTTATCTATTATTCGAAACATTTGCTGTCGTTTTTGCGGGATAAACCCGAAGAGCGGTA from Flavobacterium sp. WV_118_3 harbors:
- a CDS encoding Crp/Fnr family transcriptional regulator, whose translation is MAITIQDDVTAGKMMLYLAEKYQLELITVDARVTLLGEGEKARRIYFIKEGCLRLWMNNNGKEITNQFFFEGSLVASLESVLTNQPSDFYLESLEKSVLYVLEKERFEQLWEEDAEFKAWFDHYILKRFIYYSKHLLSFLRDKPEERYRNLLQKNPDIFQRIPQHYIATYLGITAVSLSRIRNKTAKSK
- the udk gene encoding uridine kinase, whose protein sequence is MLIIGIAGGTGSGKTTVVHQIMNELPETEVGIISQDSYYKATHNLSFDERALINFDHPRAIDFELLVSHLKDLKDGKTIEQPVYSFVTHNRTDDTIVTHPRKVMIVEGILILTNPELRDMFDVKIFVHADSDERLIRRLKRDIAERGRDMEEVLNRYQSTLKPMHEQFIEPSKAYADIIIPNDKYNTVAIDVVRAVINQRIS
- a CDS encoding septum formation initiator family protein gives rise to the protein MKKAFEKIVTQYPFLKIFGNRYVLVSLFFAIWMLFLDNYSYLEHRVLDKEINELEDNKKYYQDEIKKDSENIKKLKNPDQIEKYAREKYYMKRDKEDIYIIEFEEDVPEEDTKSL